The Oncorhynchus tshawytscha isolate Ot180627B linkage group LG08, Otsh_v2.0, whole genome shotgun sequence genome window below encodes:
- the LOC112256332 gene encoding ankyrin repeat and SOCS box protein 5 encodes MLKRGGNMTEATENPFASLHYSNVYLTILALFCFKLFIKISLNCLSYFYIIRGNRKEAARISAEFYDFGQGHRSWADRSPLHDAACQGRLFALRNLLLQGHNVNVVTIDHVSPLHEACFGDHVACARALIAAGANVNITTIDGVTPLFNACSVGSVSCAEVLLENGAKPEALVFQPSPIHEASSKGSSECVETLVRWGADVDFEIPHLGTPLYTACVSQEIECVRRLLREGANVQKGIYMESPLHAAAEKDCTAIVKLLLDFGADINARNMEFQRPVEAAPPSSLTEGFLLVYEATPQPLSQLCRQRIRDCVGRDRFHLINHLPLPNTLKNYLQYR; translated from the exons ATGCTCAAAAGAGGGGGCAATATGACAGAGGCAACAGAGAATCCGTTCGCTTCGCTGCATTATTCCAATGTTTACCTCACCATACTGGCACTGTTCTGCTTCAAGCTCTTTATTAAGATAAGCCTCAACTGCCTCTCCTACTTTTACATCATCAGAGGGAACCGCAAGGAGGCAGCCAGGATATCTGCAGAGTTCTATGATTTTGGTCAAGGACACA GGTCCTGGGCAGACCGCTCACCCTTACATGATGCTGCATGCCAAGGTCGTCTCTTCGCCCTGAGGAATCTCCTTTTACAG GGCCACAATGTAAATGTAGTCACTATAGACCATGTGAGTCCTCTCCACGAGGCCTGCTTTGGAGACCATGTAGCATGTGCCAGAGCTCTGATCGCTGCAGGAGCCAAT GTGAACATCACCACCATTGACGGGGTAACTCCCCTGTTCAACGCGTGCTCAGTGGGTAGTGTATCATGTGCAGAGGTCCTCCTGGAGAACGGGGCCAAACCCGAGGCGCTGGTATTTCAGCCCTCGCCCATTCATGAAGCCAGCAGTAAAG GCAGCAGTGAGTGTGTGGAGACTCTAGTCAGATGGGGAGCAGATGTGGACTTTGAAATTCCTCACCTGGGAACGCCCCTCTACACCGCCTGTGTCTCTCAGGAGATAGAGTGTGtccggaggctgctgagggaag GAGCAAATGTACAGAAAGGTATATATATGGAATCTCCCTTACATGCTGCTGCTGAAAAGGACTGCACAGCCATTGTTAAGCTGCTGTTGGACTTTGGGGCAGATATCAACGCCAGGAACATGGAGTTCCAGAGACCTGTGGAGGCCGCTCCCCCCAGCAGCCTGACAGAGGGGTTCCTTTTGGTCTATGAGG CCACGCCCCAACCACTGAGTCAGCTGTGTCGCCAGCGCATCCGTGACTGTGTGGGCCGTGACAGGTTTCACCTCATCAACCATCTACCCCTGCCCAATACCCTCAAGAACTACCTCCAGTACAGATGA